The DNA region TCAGGACGGAGGCGTCGCTGGGCGCCACCTGGTCCGCCAGCCGCAGGGTCGCCAGCATGGCCGGGTCCTGGCAGACGATGGCGTGGCTTTCCTCCGCCACCGCCTCAAGCACGGCGGCGATCAGCTCCGCGTCGGGGGGCAGGGGGATGTATTCCTTGGCGCCGGCGCGGATCGCCTTCACCGCCGCCGCCGCGTCGGTGCCGATGCCGCAGGCCACCACGGGAATGGTGATCCGTTCCGCCTTCAGGCTCTCGATGAAGGTCGCGATGTCGAGTTTGACGTCGATCATCACGAGGTCCGCCCCCGCCGCCGCGCGCAGGGCGTTCAGGGCGCCCTCGATGCTGTCGGTGTGGGACACCTTCGCCCCGCGCTGCATGGCGATCTTGCCAGCGGCGGTGATGTACCCTTCCAACGTTCCAACGATCAGCAGACGCATCTTACGCTCCCCTCGGAGAACCCCGGTCGGAGTCCCGATCGAAGTACTGAATCCGCTTTCCAGGCGGAAGAACGGCGTTCAGGAGCATCTCCAGACGCCGCGGATTTTCCTGTCGCGCGATGGATACCGCGCCGATGGTGTAGAGAGTCTTGACGAGCGCGTCCTCTTCCGCCGTCCGCTCCACCTTGGCGGCCAGCGGGGCCAGCGCGACGTTGCCGAGCACCGCCCCGTAGAAGGTGGTCAGCAGGGCCAGCGCCATGGCCGGGCCGATGCTCGACGGGTCGTTCAGGCTGCCCAGCATCTGGACGAGGCCGACCAGCGTGCCGATCAGCCCCATGGCCGGCGCCACCTCCGACGCGCGGCGCAGCACGCCCGCGCTCTTGACCTTGCCGGCGCCCGACGCCTCGACCTCGCCGATCAGCATCCGCTCGATGTCGTCGGGCGGCAGCCCCTCGGCCACCAGCGTGACCGAGCGGTGCAGGAACGACTCGTGCTTCAGCTCCGGCAGGACGTTGCGCAGCGTCTCCGGCGCGCGCCGCGCCGCCTCGGCGAGCAGGAGCACCTGCCGGGCCACGCCGCGCGGGTCGCTGGTGCGGTGGATCAGCACCGCCCCGGCGTCGCGCCACGCGATGGCCACGTCGGACAGCGAGAAGGAGGCGGTGGTGACCGCCAGCGTGCCGCCCAGCACGATGATGAGCGACGGCGGGTCGACGAAGGCGCGCAGACTGCCGCCCGACGCCATGGCGACGAAGATGACCACGGCGGCGGCGGCCAGACCGACCAGCGTCGCCATGTCCACCCCGCCGCGCGGCCGGGCCGAACGCCCACCCCGGCGGGACGGTTCAGCGCTGTCTCGTGTGAGGCTCATCCGCGGTCCGACTTGATGATTTCGGTCATGGTGATGCCCAGCCGGTCTTCCACGACCACGACCTCGCCGCGGGCGACCAAGCGGTTGTTCACGTAGATGTCGATGGCCTCGCCGACCTTGCGGTCCAGCTCCACCACCGCGCCGCGCCCGAGCTTGAGCAGCTGGCTGACCTGCATGGTCGATTTGCCGAGCACGGCGGAGATCTGGACGGGGATGTCATAGACCGCTTCCAGATCCTTGGCTGGACCCAGGCCGGTCTCATACTCCGCAATGTCGCTGCGGCCGCCGCCGTCCAACTCGTCGAGGGAGAAGCTGTCCTTGGCCATCGAAGTCTCCAGAAGCCCTTGGAACCTTAAAAAAACCCTGTCCGCCGTCCAACCCGCGGGGATGTCACCCCGGCGGCGCTTCCAGCAGGCCGGCCATCCGCCGTTCGATCTGGGCGAGCAGGCCGGCGGTGTCGCGCTCCACCCCGCCCTCGGCCCACTCGATCCGGCAGCTTCCCGGCGCGAGCCCGGAATCGCCCACCACCATCAGCTTGGCGCCGAAGCCGCGGGAGGCGATCACCTGATCCAGATGCTCGCGCACCGCGTCCACCATGTCGTCGGCGACGCGCACCACCAGGCGCGGCTCGTCGATCAGGTCGGTCAGGCAGGAGCGCACCAGCCCTTCCACCTCCATCAGCCCGCCGCGCCGCGCCAGTTCCGGCATCAGCTTGCGGACGATGGCCAGCGCGATGTGCACGGGCTGGTCGGCCCGCTGGGCGCTGGTGGCGTAATGCTCGTTCAGAAGATGCTGCACGCCGTTGCCGACGGTTTCCAGCGCGTTGGCGATCCGCGCCTGCACCGTCGCCTCGATCTCGACGCGGGCCTGTTCGTAGCCGTCCTTGCGGCCGGCGTTGTTGCCGTCGACGAAACCCTTGCCGTAGCCCGTCGACTTGCCGGCGGTCTCGCCCTCCGCGAAGCCGGCGGCGCGGGCGGCGGCGAGATCGGCCTCGCCGAACACCGGCGGCGGCGGTTCGGGCGGCAGCTCCGGCTCCGGTTCGGGCTCCGGTTCCGGCAGGGGGATGTTGTCGAAATAGTCGTCGTCGGCCTGGAGCTGGCGGCGCGGCGGCGCGTCCACGTCGAAGGACTCGTCGAACAGGAATTTGCGGACCGAGCTCATGGCGTCAGCTCTCCTGATACAGCCAGTTGCGCAGGATCGACACCGCTTCCTCCGGATGCTTCTCCACGATCTCGCCCACCTTGCGCAGCGAGGAGGCGCGGACGCGGCCTTCGACGCGGTTGATGTCGATCATCTGCTCCAGCTCCTCGTCGGCCTGGGCGGCCTCCAGGGCGAGGTCCTGGGCCAGCGCGCCGGTCGGCGCGGCCAGGGCGGCGGGCATGCCGCTCTGGTCGGCCAGCAGGCGGTCCATGTCGTCCTCCTCCTGCTGGTCGGCCTTCTCGAAGGCGCGGGTGATCAGCGGACGGATGACCAGCAGGATGATCAGCACGGCGACGATGCCCAGCACGACCATCTCCGCGATGCGGAACAGGTCGTCCTTGGTCATGCCGAGGAACAGCTCCTCCGGCTTCTGGACGTCGTCTTCCGGCGACCAGAAGCGCATGTTGATGACTTCCAGCGTGTCGCCGCGCACGGCGTCGAGGCCGACGGCGGAGCGGACGAGCGCCTTGATGCTCTCCAGCTCCTGCTCCGACCGCGGCTGGTAGGCCGCCGGGTTGCCGTCCCTGGGCAGGCTGTAGGTGCCGTCGACCAGCACGGCGACCGACAGGCGGCGCACCTGCCCGGACTCGCGGACGTGGTTCTTGGTGGTCCGGCTGATCTCGTAGTTGATCGTCTCTTCGCTGCGGTTCTGCTTGTTCTGCGAGATCGGCCCGGCGTTGTTGCCCGACTGCGCGGTCGGCAGATTCTGGTCCACGGTGACCGGCGACAGCGGGTCGCGGTCGTGGCTCTCGTTCGCCTCCGTCACCGTCTGGGTGGAGCGGACGACCTGGCTTTCCGGATCGAAGATTTCGGATTGCGTGGTGATGCGGTCGAAGTCGAGATCGGCCGACACCTCCGCCCGCACCTTGCCGTAGCCGACGGTGCGGCCCAGCAGATCCTCGATGATGCGGGCGACGCGGCTCTCGTAGGCGACCTTCTTCTCCTCCGCCGAGGCCAGCATGGCGTCCGCGCTGTCGTTGCCGGTGCCGCGGGCGAGCAGGGTGCCCTTGTCGTCGACGATGGAGATGCGACTGGGGTCGAGGTTCGGCACGGAGGCGGCGATCAGGTGCTGGATCGCCTGGATGTTCTCGCGCGACAGCTGGGCGCCGGGGCGCAGCTTTATGAAGATGCTGGCCGTCGCCGGGTTCTGCTGGCGCGCGAACAGCTCGCGCTTGGGCAGCACCAGATGGACGCGGGCGCTCTGCACCCCGTTCAGCGTCTGCACCGTGCGCGCCATCTCGCCTTCCAGGGCGCGCAGATGGTTGATGTTCTGCATGAAGCTGGTGGCGCCGAAGCCTTCGCCCTTGTCGAACAGCTCGTAGCCGATCGAGCCGCCCGACGGCAGGCCGGCGGCGGCCATCCGCATGCGGGTCGGCCCCACCTGTTCGGCGGCGACCATGATCTTCGTGCCGGTCTTGTCCACCGTGAAGGGGACCTTCGCCTCCTCCAGCTTCTTGGCGATGGCCGCGGCCTCGGTGGGCTGGAGTTCGGCGTAGAGAAGCTCCATCTCCGGGGAGGAGAGGCGCGTCATCAGATAGACGAAGAATCCGATCAGGAGCAGGCCGACGCCGCCGATAGCGGCCAGGCGCGCGGGACCCAGGTTGCGCAAGGTCTGCAGAAGGTTGTTCACGCGCCAGTCCCCGATCGGATGCCCCGGTGGATTTCCGGGAAGTTCTTGATTTCGCAGACGCAGAAAAAGAATTTGCAAAAACCGCGCCGGTCCCTGCCTTAAGCGCGCATGCTGGGCTGTCTTGATGAAGAGAGCGTTAATTCGTGGGCAGAAATTGCCCAGTGCCCGGCAAAATGTGCCTACCGGTGCGCGCCGGCAACGCTCCTTTGCCGATCAGTGAGCGAGGAGCGGGCCGGCGGCTCTCCGTAAAAGCGCGACGATGCGATCGTTTGTGCGGCAAGCAATTAAAAATTACCTCTAAAGAAAGAATGATGTGCGCGCACATACCCATTCTAATTCTAGGGTCTGTTGGGACGTAGGTAGTAAATATCGCAGCGGTGGTTGACTTTGCGGCGCCGACGACATAGCTGAGTTGCAATGGTCGCTTGTCCGATACCAAAAAGATCGTGGCACAAGCACGTGGGAATCTTTCAAACGCAAAACCGAATGTTGCTTCGCGCGACATAGGGCTTTGTCACTGTCGTCGATGGGGGAATGCCGTGAAAAGACGTGGACGCGAGAAAAAGGAAGGCCTCAACGAGGTCGATGTGTTTGTTGGCCAGCGCCTGCGCGAATTGCGCATGCTCGCCGGCCTGAGTCAGAGCGATGTCGCGTCGGCTCTGGGGCTGACCTTTCAGCAGCTTCAGAAGTACGAGCGTGGATTCAACCGGGTTTCGGCCAGCCGGCTGTTCAAGCTGGCGCAATTTTTCCGGGTCCCGGTTTCCGTCTTCTTCGAGGGGCTGGAGGAGCGTCACGCCGCCCAGGAGGCCGGCATCGCCAGCCCGCAGACGGAAGAGTCGGAGGGCACCCTGCGCTCCCGCGAGGCGCTGATGCTCGCCCGCTACTTCCAGAACATCCGCGATCCCGAGATTCGCGGGGCGATCCGGGAACTGGCCGAACGCTGCGCTGACCAGAGCGACGGTGCCGGCGACCCGGCCGTCGGCGAGGATGCCGGGGTGGTCGAGCCGCCCGTCGTGCGCGGTCGCCGCGGGCGGGGTGCCGGCCACAGCGTCGGGCAGGCGTGAAACCCGGGCGGAGGGGTGGCCGAGGGTTCCGCCCAACGCGACTCCATCCGCCCGACCCCTGGAAAATGACCGACCCCGCCGACGATGGCCGGGTCCTGCGCGGACCGCAGTCTTTCCGCCTCAAGCCCCCGTGAGGTGAGCGGATTTGCGGGCTGTCGCGTCGCGATCGGCCCTGGCGTCGGGATAAAAAGGAAAAGCCGGCAACCCGTCGAGGTTGCCGGCTTCATGATGGTGGAGCCAAGGAGGATCGAACTCCTGACCTCTACAATGCCATTGTAGCGCTCTCCCAGCTGAGCTATGGCCCCACTTATGATCAGACCAACACAAGAAGTGTTGGTGCGCTTGGAGGGACTCGAACCCCCACGGCCTTTCAGCCACTAGGACCTGAACCTAGCGCGTCTACCAATTCCGCCACAAGCGCATCGTCTGCTCTTTGTCCCGCGTCTCTTGGGGCGACGCGGGAGCGCTGATATAGCCGCGTCGCCGCCGGCGCTCAAGCGGAATCTTTCGAAGCCGCCATTTTTTCGGGGTGGGCGCTCACTCCTTCGGCGCACTCCGGACACGCCGGACGCTACGCCCTTCACCCTTTCGCGCGGGGAGGGCGCGGTTGCTATCTTCATCTTGCCCCAAGGGCGTGTGCCTCCCTGTTTTGCACCTCAAGAGCCCGCCGTTCGTCAGGACGGCGGGCCGCTTTCTGGTCCGGGGGCGGCACTCCCCCTACAGAGGGAAACGCTCGTCCTCAGCGCCGGTCATGGCTTCCGCGGTCTTCGCCTGTTTCGCCATGGCCCGCTCCAGAACGCGCCGGAGCTGGCGCGGCGTCACCGGTTTGCGGACCACCTCCAGCCCGTGCGCCGCGGCGTCCGTCTCGCATTCCGGGCCGGCTTCCCCGGTCAGGATCATGGCCGGAACGTCCCGGCCGGCCATGGCGCGGACGCGCCTCACCGCCTCCGTTCCGACACGTCCTTCGCGCAGGCGGTAATCGACCAGCATCACATCGGGCATGCGCCCGTCCGCCTGGACCTTCGTCACGGCCTCGTCGGTGGAACCGGCGATCAGGACCTCGTAGCCCCATTCGCGGAACATGTCGCGCAGCCCCAGCAGGACGATGGCGTCGTCGTCCACCAGCAGGGCGCGCGGCGCCTCGCTCCCGCCGGTGAAGGCGGACGGGATCAGCGGCGCCGGCGCCGGCGGCGCCTCCGCCTCCGCCAGCGGAACGGTGATGGCGAAGACGGAGCCGCGGTCCGGCTGTGATTTCACCTCCACGGGGTGATCGAGGATCGCCGACAGCCGCTGCACGATGGCGAGGCCGAGACCGAGACCGCGCGCCCGGTCGCGCTCCGGGTTGTTGAGCTGGTGGAACTCCGCGAAGATCCGGGTCAGCTGGTCGGGCGGGATGCCGATCCCGGTGTCGCTGACCTCGATCCGCACCTGGCCACCCTGTGCTCCATCGCCCCGTGCTTTGTCGCCCCGTGCTCCATCGCCCTTTGTCCGGCCCCCCTGCACATGGACGGCGATCTGCACCGCACCGCGCTCCGTGTACTTGACGGCGTTCTCCAGCAGGTTGCGCACCATGCGGCCCAGCAGCACACGGTCGCTGAGCACCGTTGCCGCCCGGTCCTGCACGATGCGGAAGG from Azospirillum brasilense includes:
- a CDS encoding motility protein A; translation: MSLTRDSAEPSRRGGRSARPRGGVDMATLVGLAAAAVVIFVAMASGGSLRAFVDPPSLIIVLGGTLAVTTASFSLSDVAIAWRDAGAVLIHRTSDPRGVARQVLLLAEAARRAPETLRNVLPELKHESFLHRSVTLVAEGLPPDDIERMLIGEVEASGAGKVKSAGVLRRASEVAPAMGLIGTLVGLVQMLGSLNDPSSIGPAMALALLTTFYGAVLGNVALAPLAAKVERTAEEDALVKTLYTIGAVSIARQENPRRLEMLLNAVLPPGKRIQYFDRDSDRGSPRGA
- the fliN gene encoding flagellar motor switch protein FliN, with product MAKDSFSLDELDGGGRSDIAEYETGLGPAKDLEAVYDIPVQISAVLGKSTMQVSQLLKLGRGAVVELDRKVGEAIDIYVNNRLVARGEVVVVEDRLGITMTEIIKSDRG
- a CDS encoding FliH/SctL family protein; translation: MSSVRKFLFDESFDVDAPPRRQLQADDDYFDNIPLPEPEPEPEPELPPEPPPPVFGEADLAAARAAGFAEGETAGKSTGYGKGFVDGNNAGRKDGYEQARVEIEATVQARIANALETVGNGVQHLLNEHYATSAQRADQPVHIALAIVRKLMPELARRGGLMEVEGLVRSCLTDLIDEPRLVVRVADDMVDAVREHLDQVIASRGFGAKLMVVGDSGLAPGSCRIEWAEGGVERDTAGLLAQIERRMAGLLEAPPG
- the fliF gene encoding flagellar basal-body MS-ring/collar protein FliF, whose product is MNNLLQTLRNLGPARLAAIGGVGLLLIGFFVYLMTRLSSPEMELLYAELQPTEAAAIAKKLEEAKVPFTVDKTGTKIMVAAEQVGPTRMRMAAAGLPSGGSIGYELFDKGEGFGATSFMQNINHLRALEGEMARTVQTLNGVQSARVHLVLPKRELFARQQNPATASIFIKLRPGAQLSRENIQAIQHLIAASVPNLDPSRISIVDDKGTLLARGTGNDSADAMLASAEEKKVAYESRVARIIEDLLGRTVGYGKVRAEVSADLDFDRITTQSEIFDPESQVVRSTQTVTEANESHDRDPLSPVTVDQNLPTAQSGNNAGPISQNKQNRSEETINYEISRTTKNHVRESGQVRRLSVAVLVDGTYSLPRDGNPAAYQPRSEQELESIKALVRSAVGLDAVRGDTLEVINMRFWSPEDDVQKPEELFLGMTKDDLFRIAEMVVLGIVAVLIILLVIRPLITRAFEKADQQEEDDMDRLLADQSGMPAALAAPTGALAQDLALEAAQADEELEQMIDINRVEGRVRASSLRKVGEIVEKHPEEAVSILRNWLYQES
- a CDS encoding helix-turn-helix domain-containing protein: MFVGQRLRELRMLAGLSQSDVASALGLTFQQLQKYERGFNRVSASRLFKLAQFFRVPVSVFFEGLEERHAAQEAGIASPQTEESEGTLRSREALMLARYFQNIRDPEIRGAIRELAERCADQSDGAGDPAVGEDAGVVEPPVVRGRRGRGAGHSVGQA